The Spiroplasma citri genomic sequence AGGTAAAATATTTGTTATACCTTCTTTAACTTTTCATAATGCACTAGTCAAACCCGTTCAAATACCAGTCATACCTTCAATCATAGTTTTAGGTGTAGGTGCTGTTAAAAAATTAAACGCTGTTGTTAAATACATACCTAACATTATTTATTACTCTCCTTTCTTTCAATTTCTTTTTTATCTTTTTTCTTTCCTCGAATTTGTTTAATTTTTTGGTAAATTAATAAACCAAAATAAAGAAAAATTGCTAATACAATAACAACACTAAATATTGTAGTTAATCAAGTTGGCATATTACATCTCCTCTATAAAAATATTGCGGCACGCTTCGCGTGTTCGCTACGCTCAAAATAAACTATATTGAATAAATTACCGCTAATAAATTACGCGGATAATTTATTCATTTTCTTTTACATTATTAATTACTATCTTATTTACAGTATTAATAACAATATCTTTTCCATACTTAATTACTAAGGACCGCAAAATAAAATAATGTTTCTTTTCAATAAAAAATCAACTCCTTTCAAAGTTGATTTGTTACACTTCGATTACAAAATGCAAAAAGATTAATTATGGCCTAATTACTCTTTTTATAATGTCAAAATTGTTCATCATCTCAAATTTTATTTGTACTACGCTCATTAATTCGAACAAAAACAATTGATAAACTAATTCCAATTATTGTTGCAACAGCAATTTGAATTGCATCAATACTTAATTCAACAATTGCAACATCAGGTTCAAACATAATATAACTATATAAAACATATAATAATAACATTAAGCTACTAACAAAAATAGCACCATAACGACTTAAAATCCGAGCCCCATAATAAGTAATAAAAAACATTAAAATTCTAATCAAAATTGAAATTGGAATATAAATAAAACCCCCTGTAATAAGGTCAATAATTGTTACATACAAAATACCACTAATTAATAACATTGGTCCTTTGATTAAAGTTATTAAGGCTAAAAATAAACCATCTGCTAACTGAATAATCCCTTTACCAACGCCAAAATGAATCCAAATAAATTGTGAAATATAGGCAATAGCTACTAACAAGGCTGTAATTAACCCTGTTGTTGCTAAATATTTTA encodes the following:
- a CDS encoding ECF transporter S component family protein, with amino-acid sequence MYRLKSLKYLATTGLITALLVAIAYISQFIWIHFGVGKGIIQLADGLFLALITLIKGPMLLISGILYVTIIDLITGGFIYIPISILIRILMFFITYYGARILSRYGAIFVSSLMLLLYVLYSYIMFEPDVAIVELSIDAIQIAVATIIGISLSIVFVRINERSTNKIWDDEQFWHYKKSN